Proteins from one Streptosporangium becharense genomic window:
- the sepX gene encoding divisome protein SepX/GlpR, which translates to MSSGSVLLYLAIVVMWLCVLVPMWLRRDRNVFVEVHENTEPYANDEQSPDDESTQILPDPLSGAGSPADASPSPGSGPAGTSAPGAGDGTEAPSPSARAEAARSAAQRRRIERRRRRARQVAKRRRLTFWCVLLLLASVVTAAVQVIPWWGVTPSVVLLGVYLCILRVTVRVDAEQRRAAAKARAERARRARRRAALLEARRQEAEVIDLAAHRDELFDQYAESPPRAVGD; encoded by the coding sequence GTGAGCAGCGGCAGCGTTCTCCTCTACCTGGCCATCGTGGTCATGTGGTTGTGCGTTCTCGTACCCATGTGGCTGCGCCGCGACCGGAACGTCTTCGTCGAGGTCCACGAGAACACCGAACCGTATGCCAACGACGAGCAGTCGCCCGACGACGAGTCGACCCAGATCCTGCCCGACCCGCTGAGCGGTGCCGGATCCCCCGCCGACGCCTCGCCGTCTCCGGGTTCGGGCCCGGCGGGCACCTCGGCACCGGGGGCCGGGGACGGCACGGAGGCGCCGTCCCCGTCCGCGCGCGCCGAGGCGGCGAGGTCGGCGGCTCAACGCCGCCGGATCGAACGCCGCCGTCGCCGGGCGAGGCAGGTGGCCAAGCGCAGGCGCCTGACGTTCTGGTGCGTGTTGCTGCTGCTCGCCTCCGTGGTGACGGCCGCCGTCCAGGTGATCCCCTGGTGGGGCGTGACGCCCTCCGTGGTTCTCCTGGGGGTGTATCTGTGCATCCTGCGGGTCACGGTACGGGTGGACGCCGAGCAGCGCAGGGCCGCCGCCAAGGCCCGCGCGGAACGCGCCAGGCGCGCACGCCGCCGCGCCGCCCTGCTGGAGGCGCGACGCCAGGAGGCGGAGGTCATCGACCTGGCCGCCCACCGCGACGAACTCTTCGACCAGTACGCCGAAAGCCCGCCCCGCGCCGTCGGCGACTGA
- a CDS encoding DUF6461 domain-containing protein — protein MAVDNGAGWSVGWNDWTNLGLIRARLDARADPDSGGYFYGPPLHTSAECGSPEVVAELARRVADVDAEHEGRAALWQAIFANRPGNARALVAAGADPWRPMMNGWSPGRLSLATPAPDLFSLPDGKTGLSATETAAVAEARRLITALGRLDCDGFSLACVAGITAAEAVRRLEAVPADDADVEELMEDPWEDEDDSLAVIGVTDMPGGCVVFQPWAYNASTPGVMKRLSTGTVCHGMYANPKSGNQGAVARNGVIEEWDTHPGGGSVSAGEPAEEILATYLYHYQAVAYCFAGATLRPTDARSITDRPDMWLRLPERDWWT, from the coding sequence ATGGCCGTCGACAACGGAGCCGGATGGTCCGTCGGCTGGAACGACTGGACAAACCTCGGCCTGATCCGCGCCCGGCTCGACGCGAGGGCGGATCCCGACTCGGGCGGATACTTCTACGGACCGCCATTGCACACCTCGGCCGAGTGCGGCTCGCCCGAGGTGGTCGCGGAGCTGGCCCGGCGCGTCGCCGACGTCGACGCGGAACACGAGGGCCGTGCCGCCCTCTGGCAAGCAATCTTCGCCAACCGCCCCGGCAACGCCCGCGCCCTCGTCGCCGCCGGAGCGGACCCGTGGCGGCCGATGATGAACGGCTGGTCCCCCGGACGGCTCAGCCTGGCCACCCCCGCCCCCGACTTGTTCTCCCTCCCGGACGGCAAGACCGGCCTGTCCGCCACCGAGACCGCCGCCGTGGCGGAGGCCAGGCGCCTGATCACCGCACTGGGGCGCCTCGACTGCGACGGCTTCAGCCTCGCCTGCGTGGCCGGCATCACCGCGGCCGAGGCGGTACGGCGCCTGGAGGCCGTACCGGCCGATGACGCCGACGTCGAAGAGCTCATGGAGGATCCCTGGGAAGATGAGGACGACAGCCTGGCCGTCATCGGCGTCACGGACATGCCCGGCGGATGCGTCGTCTTCCAGCCGTGGGCATACAACGCATCCACCCCCGGCGTCATGAAGCGCCTGTCGACCGGCACCGTCTGCCACGGGATGTATGCCAACCCCAAGAGCGGCAATCAGGGAGCCGTCGCCCGCAACGGCGTCATCGAGGAATGGGACACGCACCCCGGCGGCGGCAGCGTCTCCGCCGGCGAGCCCGCCGAGGAGATCCTCGCCACTTACCTCTACCACTACCAAGCCGTGGCCTACTGCTTCGCCGGTGCGACCCTGCGGCCGACCGACGCCCGATCGATCACCGACCGGCCTGACATGTGGCTCAGGTTGCCCGAGCGGGACTGGTGGACCTGA
- a CDS encoding DUF433 domain-containing protein: MIGDFRYVTPLYTKGQAADLIGVPRQSFRNWAVGYAYKRMDGVIVAAEPLVTTAGSHGPTVPFVGFAEAYMLAAFRSAKVPMQRIRPAVRWLEEHIGLGQALASERLMTDGAEVLWDFKEYTDDPAEREAIDGLVVVRSGQQVFRPVVRDYLQRVTYQDGWMRMIHLPGYERVEVTVDPWINGGQPTVARRGIRVADVLSRARAGEDWRDIADDYDLQLNEVEALLSQAA, encoded by the coding sequence TTGATCGGCGACTTCCGCTATGTCACCCCCCTGTATACCAAGGGTCAGGCCGCCGATCTGATCGGTGTACCTCGTCAGTCCTTCCGTAACTGGGCCGTGGGGTATGCGTACAAGCGGATGGACGGGGTGATCGTCGCGGCTGAGCCCTTGGTGACCACGGCGGGTTCGCACGGTCCGACCGTTCCCTTCGTCGGCTTCGCTGAGGCTTACATGCTTGCCGCGTTCCGCAGTGCGAAGGTTCCCATGCAGCGGATCCGGCCTGCCGTCCGCTGGCTGGAGGAGCACATCGGGCTCGGCCAGGCGCTGGCCAGTGAGCGGCTGATGACCGATGGTGCTGAGGTGCTGTGGGACTTCAAGGAGTACACGGACGATCCCGCTGAGCGGGAGGCGATCGATGGACTGGTCGTCGTGCGTAGTGGTCAACAGGTCTTTCGTCCGGTCGTCCGGGACTACCTCCAGCGAGTCACTTATCAGGATGGATGGATGAGGATGATCCATCTGCCGGGATATGAGCGTGTGGAGGTGACCGTCGATCCGTGGATCAACGGTGGTCAGCCGACCGTTGCTCGTCGCGGGATACGTGTGGCCGACGTGCTCAGCCGGGCGAGAGCCGGTGAGGACTGGCGTGATATCGCTGACGACTACGACCTCCAACTGAACGAAGTTGAGGCGCTCCTCTCGCAGGCGGCGTAG
- a CDS encoding PIN-like domain-containing protein translates to MAGEARESGLTFFLDRGLGSKIVPNALREAGWLLETMDERYGKDDSQRIEDVQWIEEATIRGDILLCKDLAITRNPVEARVIFMSGARIFAIANASVVGRDMADI, encoded by the coding sequence GTGGCGGGCGAGGCGCGGGAGTCCGGACTTACTTTCTTCCTTGACCGAGGACTGGGCTCGAAGATCGTTCCCAATGCTCTGCGCGAGGCTGGTTGGCTTCTGGAAACGATGGACGAGCGTTACGGCAAGGACGACTCCCAGCGGATCGAAGACGTCCAGTGGATCGAGGAGGCGACCATCCGCGGTGACATCTTGTTGTGCAAAGACCTGGCGATCACCCGGAACCCCGTTGAGGCACGGGTCATCTTTATGAGTGGTGCTCGCATATTTGCGATTGCCAACGCCAGTGTGGTCGGAAGGGACATGGCCGACATCTAA
- a CDS encoding DoxX family protein gives MTVIVLVVATLCFRLSGAVLGPARFATWRVSTAYGLAVMLVMTASAHFVPPDVTFMPNHADMVAMVPPFVPFPALVVYLTGVLELAGAVGLVLPDTRRAAGICLALLFVLMLPANIHAALAGVTLGGEAATPLWQRIPEQVLYIGVALWAAGVIGGRSGRTTSAGSAFPVP, from the coding sequence GTGACTGTGATCGTCCTCGTGGTGGCCACGCTGTGCTTCCGCCTGTCGGGTGCGGTGCTCGGTCCGGCCCGCTTCGCCACCTGGCGGGTGAGCACCGCGTACGGCTTGGCCGTCATGCTCGTGATGACGGCCAGTGCCCACTTCGTCCCACCAGATGTGACGTTCATGCCGAACCACGCCGACATGGTGGCCATGGTCCCGCCGTTCGTCCCGTTCCCTGCCCTCGTGGTCTACCTGACCGGCGTCCTGGAACTGGCCGGGGCGGTGGGCCTCGTGCTCCCGGACACTCGGCGGGCAGCCGGGATCTGTCTGGCGCTGCTGTTCGTGCTCATGCTTCCGGCCAACATCCACGCCGCGCTGGCCGGAGTGACCCTCGGGGGAGAGGCGGCGACGCCGCTGTGGCAGCGCATCCCCGAGCAGGTCCTCTACATCGGCGTGGCGCTCTGGGCAGCGGGCGTCATAGGAGGACGTTCAGGCCGTACGACCTCCGCCGGCAGCGCGTTTCCCGTGCCTTGA
- a CDS encoding VOC family protein, translating into MDLTIHTTFLPHDDPDASLAFYRDVLGFEIRNDVGTGKMRWITVGPAGQPGTSILLAPPAADPGLTDDERRTIAEMMAKGTYGWIVLATPDLDGTFEKLQAGDAEVVQEPIEQPYGVRDCAFRDPAGNLIRIQELR; encoded by the coding sequence ATGGACCTCACCATTCACACGACCTTCCTCCCGCACGACGACCCGGACGCCTCCCTGGCCTTCTACCGCGACGTCCTCGGCTTCGAGATCCGCAACGACGTCGGAACCGGCAAGATGCGCTGGATCACGGTCGGCCCCGCCGGCCAGCCCGGCACCTCCATCCTCCTGGCGCCACCGGCCGCCGACCCCGGCCTCACCGACGACGAGCGCCGCACCATCGCCGAGATGATGGCCAAGGGCACCTACGGCTGGATCGTGCTGGCCACCCCCGACCTCGACGGCACCTTCGAGAAGCTGCAGGCCGGTGACGCCGAGGTCGTCCAGGAGCCGATCGAGCAGCCGTACGGCGTCCGTGACTGCGCCTTCCGCGATCCCGCGGGCAACCTGATCCGCATCCAGGAACTTCGCTGA
- a CDS encoding helix-turn-helix transcriptional regulator has protein sequence MCHPSWARARIAAQRLNDLARLRRVRDRIDREYAQPLDVEALARGAHMSAGHLSRRFRLAYGESPYAYLMTRRIERAMALLRRGDLSVTEVCFAVGCSSLGTFSTRFTELVGMSPSAYRRRAARAAAGMPSCVAKQVTRPIRNRKAPVAEPHLV, from the coding sequence ATGTGTCACCCCTCGTGGGCACGCGCACGCATCGCGGCGCAGCGCTTGAATGACCTCGCGCGGCTGCGCCGTGTCCGTGACCGGATCGACCGGGAGTACGCGCAGCCGCTGGACGTCGAGGCGCTCGCCCGCGGCGCGCACATGTCGGCCGGGCACCTCAGCCGCCGGTTCCGGCTGGCCTACGGCGAGTCGCCGTACGCCTATCTGATGACGCGGCGCATCGAGCGCGCGATGGCGCTGCTGCGCCGCGGCGACCTCAGCGTCACCGAGGTCTGCTTCGCGGTCGGCTGCTCGTCGCTGGGCACCTTCAGCACCCGCTTCACCGAGCTGGTCGGCATGTCGCCCAGCGCCTACCGGCGCCGGGCGGCGCGCGCGGCGGCGGGGATGCCGTCGTGCGTGGCGAAACAGGTGACCAGACCGATCAGGAATCGAAAGGCGCCGGTCGCCGAGCCGCACCTGGTGTGA
- a CDS encoding pyridoxamine 5'-phosphate oxidase family protein, whose amino-acid sequence MTDAPPRGREERLRDTRARLESDVDLWVATSGSPGGVHLIPLSYLWDGTAFLISTPRASVTGRNLLADGRVRLSLGPTRDVVIVDGTAEPVDLAGLAPGTGDAFAAKTGFDPRELDEPYQYFLVRPRRIQAWREANELRGRDLMRDGRWLG is encoded by the coding sequence ATGACGGACGCGCCGCCGCGTGGACGTGAGGAGAGGCTGCGGGACACTCGCGCGAGACTGGAGAGCGACGTCGATCTCTGGGTCGCCACGTCGGGCTCCCCGGGCGGTGTCCACCTCATCCCGCTCTCGTACCTCTGGGACGGGACCGCGTTCCTCATCTCGACGCCGCGCGCCTCGGTCACCGGCCGCAACCTGCTGGCGGACGGCCGGGTGCGGCTCAGCCTCGGGCCGACCCGCGACGTCGTCATCGTCGACGGCACCGCCGAGCCGGTGGACCTCGCCGGCCTCGCCCCTGGGACGGGCGACGCGTTCGCGGCCAAGACCGGTTTCGACCCGCGCGAGCTCGACGAGCCCTACCAGTACTTCCTGGTCCGGCCCCGGCGCATCCAGGCCTGGCGTGAGGCGAACGAGCTGCGGGGACGCGACCTCATGCGCGACGGCCGCTGGCTCGGCTGA
- a CDS encoding DUF418 domain-containing protein translates to MPIAPPAPVHGATPIARRALAPDLARGLMLLLIALAHAHMYLSGHEAGFRGYARDGGVLDRLVAGVQILLVDGRALPMFAALFGYGLVQLANRQLATGGSWPQVRKVLRRRSLWLLAFGFCHALLLFFGDILGAYGLVGLVLVGFIRREDRAVLRAAVVGLVLHVVVLAGFGLLTLSAPKGDTPAAMADPVEATVMRLIGWSGMTPTYFAAGVVPAFLFGIWAARRHVLEDPVSHRDLLFRVAVMGTGLAVAGGTPLTLIDTRIWMPSDIVAVSAYALHSVTGIAGGLSYAAIIGLVAGRIPRGCPGPIVRALTACGQWSLTCYLLQSVIFVAVFAPYTGGLGTRVGDAAASGIAVLTWLATVILAALSAPGGRRGPAEAALRRLTYRRRGLTHTSSPAT, encoded by the coding sequence ATGCCCATCGCCCCACCGGCTCCCGTTCACGGGGCCACTCCCATCGCCCGGCGCGCGCTCGCACCCGATCTCGCGCGCGGGCTGATGCTGCTGCTCATCGCCCTGGCGCACGCGCACATGTATCTGTCGGGCCACGAGGCGGGCTTCCGCGGCTACGCTCGCGACGGCGGCGTCCTGGACCGGCTGGTCGCCGGTGTGCAGATCCTGCTGGTGGACGGACGGGCGCTGCCCATGTTCGCCGCCCTGTTCGGCTACGGCCTGGTGCAGCTCGCCAACCGGCAGCTCGCCACGGGCGGGAGCTGGCCGCAGGTGCGCAAGGTGCTGCGCCGCCGGAGCCTGTGGTTGCTCGCGTTCGGGTTCTGCCACGCGCTGCTGCTGTTCTTCGGTGACATCCTCGGAGCGTACGGGCTGGTCGGGCTCGTGCTCGTCGGGTTCATCCGGCGCGAGGACAGGGCCGTGTTGCGGGCCGCCGTCGTCGGGCTGGTGCTGCACGTCGTGGTGCTGGCCGGCTTCGGGCTGCTCACCCTCTCCGCGCCGAAGGGCGACACACCCGCCGCCATGGCGGACCCGGTCGAGGCCACCGTGATGCGGCTCATCGGATGGTCCGGGATGACGCCCACCTACTTCGCCGCCGGCGTGGTGCCGGCTTTCCTGTTCGGGATCTGGGCGGCCCGGCGTCACGTGCTGGAGGACCCGGTGTCACACCGGGACCTGCTTTTCCGGGTCGCCGTCATGGGCACCGGGCTGGCCGTCGCCGGCGGGACGCCGTTGACGCTGATCGACACCCGGATCTGGATGCCGTCGGACATCGTCGCCGTGTCGGCGTACGCGCTGCACAGCGTGACCGGCATCGCCGGTGGGCTCTCGTACGCGGCGATCATCGGGCTCGTCGCCGGCCGGATACCGCGCGGTTGTCCCGGCCCTATCGTCAGGGCCCTCACCGCGTGCGGTCAGTGGTCGCTGACCTGCTATCTCCTCCAGTCGGTGATCTTCGTGGCGGTGTTCGCGCCGTACACCGGAGGGCTCGGCACGCGTGTCGGCGACGCCGCGGCGTCCGGCATCGCCGTGCTGACCTGGCTGGCCACCGTGATACTCGCCGCGCTGTCGGCGCCCGGCGGGCGAAGGGGACCGGCTGAGGCCGCGCTACGGCGCCTCACCTACCGGCGCCGAGGACTCACCCATACGTCGAGCCCCGCGACCTGA
- a CDS encoding TetR-like C-terminal domain-containing protein has product MGDHNARTRRRGEELIRAIHDAVLEEVVEVGVGRLTMDGIGRRAATPRTTLYRRWSDPIEVLLDALYHQHPVEEPTPGADDLRGDLIRALRLMAEWAFSPAGRAVAAILTDPKSAALMSEALFERVFADRGGTFTRTVLRHYADRGRFPAELLTPVVADIGEALVTKRLIDTGVPPTDEELAAIVDQAILPAIGLGPRAP; this is encoded by the coding sequence ATGGGCGACCACAACGCCCGGACACGCCGGCGCGGTGAAGAGCTGATCAGGGCGATCCACGACGCCGTACTGGAAGAGGTGGTGGAGGTCGGCGTGGGGCGGCTGACCATGGACGGCATCGGCCGGCGCGCGGCGACACCCCGCACCACCCTGTACCGCCGCTGGTCGGACCCGATCGAGGTGCTCCTCGACGCGCTCTACCACCAGCACCCGGTCGAGGAGCCGACCCCGGGGGCCGACGACCTGCGCGGCGACCTCATCCGCGCGCTCCGCCTCATGGCCGAGTGGGCCTTCAGCCCGGCGGGCCGCGCTGTCGCGGCCATCCTCACCGACCCGAAGAGTGCCGCCCTGATGTCCGAGGCGCTGTTCGAGCGGGTCTTCGCCGACCGGGGCGGCACGTTCACCCGCACCGTGCTGCGGCACTACGCCGACCGGGGCCGCTTCCCGGCCGAACTGCTCACCCCGGTCGTGGCCGACATCGGCGAGGCCCTCGTCACCAAGCGTCTGATCGATACCGGAGTACCGCCCACCGACGAGGAACTCGCGGCGATCGTCGATCAGGCGATCCTGCCCGCGATCGGGCTCGGCCCGCGAGCGCCATGA
- a CDS encoding helix-turn-helix domain-containing protein, giving the protein MDRTPPYQAVLDEVAPRLRRLRARRGLTLAALSEMTGISKSTLSRLESGQRRPSLELLLPLAGAYRVPLDDLVGAPEVGDPRIRLKPRPMASGGTFVPLTRAPGPLQAYKMIISDRGAEPDHRTHEGYEWLYVLDGRLRLVLAEHDLVLGPGEAAEFDTRLPHWFSSADGRPVEILSLFGRQGERMHVRAKPRA; this is encoded by the coding sequence GTGGACAGAACTCCGCCCTACCAAGCGGTCCTCGACGAGGTCGCCCCCCGGCTCAGACGGCTACGAGCCAGACGCGGCCTCACCCTGGCCGCGCTCTCCGAGATGACCGGCATCTCCAAGAGCACCCTTTCCCGGCTGGAATCCGGACAGCGCCGCCCCAGCCTGGAACTGCTGCTACCGCTCGCCGGTGCGTACCGCGTGCCCCTGGACGACCTGGTCGGCGCCCCCGAGGTCGGGGATCCTCGGATCCGGCTGAAGCCCCGCCCCATGGCGAGCGGCGGTACGTTCGTCCCCCTGACCCGGGCCCCGGGCCCTCTGCAGGCGTACAAGATGATCATCTCCGACCGGGGTGCCGAGCCGGACCACCGCACGCACGAGGGCTACGAGTGGCTGTACGTGCTGGACGGCCGGCTACGGCTCGTCCTCGCCGAGCACGATCTGGTCCTCGGCCCCGGCGAGGCCGCCGAGTTCGACACCCGTCTGCCCCACTGGTTCAGCAGCGCGGATGGGCGGCCCGTCGAGATCCTCAGTCTCTTCGGGAGACAGGGGGAACGTATGCACGTCCGCGCGAAGCCCCGCGCATGA
- a CDS encoding class I SAM-dependent methyltransferase, producing MAAQLEDSGELQLPVLRRTAARLRELLGPEKPGKEVRRILDIGSGPGVMTCVLAETFVDAEVVAVDGTPGLLDRTLARAERLGLGGRVAVRHANLPEDLDGGDWHGEGGLGPADLIWSSKTVHHLGDQQEALNDLAGLLRPGGLLAVAEGGLPMRFLPRDIGVGRPGLQARLDAAQEHWFEIMRAELPGSVTVVEDWPAMLGRAGLTGVGSFTPLLDLPAPLGETARAFLHAHLTRLRGAASELLDAEDLETLDVLLDPGAPEGILRRPDAFLLSATTVFTGVRRAR from the coding sequence ATGGCCGCCCAGCTGGAGGACAGCGGCGAACTGCAGCTTCCGGTCCTCCGCCGGACGGCGGCCCGCCTGAGGGAACTGCTCGGCCCGGAGAAGCCGGGGAAGGAGGTTCGGCGCATCCTCGACATCGGCAGCGGGCCGGGCGTGATGACCTGTGTGCTCGCCGAGACCTTCGTGGATGCCGAGGTGGTCGCCGTGGACGGCACACCGGGCCTGCTGGACCGCACCCTGGCCCGCGCCGAGCGGCTCGGCCTCGGTGGCAGGGTGGCCGTCCGGCACGCGAATCTGCCAGAGGACCTGGACGGTGGTGACTGGCACGGGGAAGGCGGACTCGGCCCGGCGGACCTGATCTGGAGCAGCAAGACCGTGCACCACCTCGGCGATCAGCAGGAGGCGCTGAACGATCTCGCCGGCTTGCTGAGGCCCGGGGGGCTGCTCGCCGTGGCGGAGGGCGGCCTGCCGATGCGCTTCCTCCCGCGTGACATCGGCGTCGGCAGACCGGGCCTGCAGGCACGGCTCGACGCAGCCCAGGAGCACTGGTTCGAGATCATGCGAGCCGAACTGCCCGGCAGCGTCACCGTGGTCGAGGACTGGCCCGCGATGCTCGGTCGTGCCGGGCTCACCGGCGTCGGCAGCTTCACCCCCCTCCTCGACCTGCCCGCACCCCTGGGCGAGACGGCCCGCGCCTTCCTGCACGCCCATCTGACCCGGCTGCGGGGGGCGGCGAGCGAGCTCCTGGACGCGGAGGACCTCGAAACGCTCGATGTGCTGCTCGATCCCGGGGCGCCGGAGGGCATCCTGCGGCGGCCCGACGCCTTCCTCCTCTCCGCCACCACGGTCTTCACGGGCGTGCGCCGGGCTCGGTGA
- a CDS encoding MFS transporter, with translation MVKPVSAEREKPVSAEREKPVSAERDEAAAGNTRRTPSVRWALAGLSLSMLLSSLGTSIANVGLPTLAQTFTASFQEVQWIVLAYLLAITTLIVSVGRLGDIIGRRRLLLAGILLFTVASALCGVAPTLWTLIAARTAQGLGAAVMMALTMAFVGETVSKAKTGRAMGLLGTMSAIGTALGPSLGGVLISGLGWRTIFLVNVPLGVLTFLLAHRFLPVDRREPKADRARFDHVGTLLLALTLAAYTLAMTVGRGAFGPLNVALLSAAVFGAGLFARVEVRTASPLIRPAMFRDPVLSAGLAMSALVSTVMMATLVVGPFYLSRALGLDEALVGLVLSVGPLVAALAGVPAGRIADRFGAHRVTLVGLTGVAAGSLILSMTPVTFGISGYIAPIVVVTTGYALFQTANNTAVMADVRPDRRGVTSGMLNLSRNLGLVTGASVMGAVFALASATADVTTARPEAVAVGMRITFAVAAMLIVVAFGVAVVSRALAKRSGSSPRREDLPG, from the coding sequence ATGGTGAAGCCAGTCAGCGCAGAGCGGGAGAAGCCGGTCAGCGCAGAGCGGGAGAAGCCGGTCAGCGCAGAGCGGGACGAGGCGGCAGCCGGAAACACGAGGCGGACGCCGTCGGTTCGGTGGGCGCTCGCCGGCCTTTCGCTGTCCATGTTGCTGTCCTCGCTCGGCACCAGCATCGCCAATGTCGGCCTGCCGACGTTGGCACAGACGTTCACCGCCTCTTTCCAGGAAGTCCAGTGGATCGTCCTCGCCTATCTCCTCGCCATCACCACTCTGATCGTCAGCGTCGGACGGCTCGGTGACATCATCGGCCGCCGGCGGTTGCTACTGGCCGGAATCCTCCTGTTCACAGTGGCCTCGGCCCTGTGCGGCGTCGCGCCGACCCTCTGGACGCTGATCGCCGCCCGGACGGCGCAAGGGCTCGGAGCGGCCGTCATGATGGCCCTCACCATGGCGTTCGTCGGTGAGACGGTTTCGAAGGCGAAGACCGGCAGGGCGATGGGGCTGCTCGGGACGATGTCCGCGATCGGCACCGCTCTCGGTCCGTCGTTGGGCGGTGTTCTGATCTCCGGGCTCGGTTGGCGGACGATCTTCCTCGTCAACGTACCGCTGGGTGTCCTGACTTTTCTTCTCGCGCATCGCTTCCTGCCCGTCGACCGGCGGGAGCCGAAGGCAGACCGGGCCCGGTTCGACCATGTGGGCACGCTGCTGCTTGCTCTGACGCTCGCGGCTTACACGCTCGCCATGACGGTCGGGCGTGGCGCTTTCGGTCCGCTCAACGTGGCTCTGCTGTCGGCTGCCGTCTTCGGAGCCGGCCTCTTCGCGCGCGTCGAGGTGAGAACGGCATCACCGTTGATCCGGCCGGCGATGTTCCGCGATCCGGTGCTGAGCGCGGGCCTCGCCATGAGCGCGCTCGTCTCGACGGTGATGATGGCGACGCTGGTGGTCGGGCCGTTCTATCTCTCTCGTGCGCTCGGGCTCGATGAGGCTCTCGTCGGCCTCGTCCTGTCGGTCGGCCCGCTTGTCGCCGCGCTGGCCGGCGTGCCGGCCGGTCGCATCGCGGACCGTTTCGGCGCACACCGTGTGACCCTTGTCGGGCTCACCGGAGTGGCGGCCGGTTCTCTCATCCTGTCCATGACGCCGGTGACGTTCGGCATCTCCGGCTACATCGCCCCCATCGTGGTCGTCACCACCGGTTACGCACTGTTTCAGACGGCCAACAACACCGCCGTCATGGCGGATGTCCGACCGGACCGCCGGGGTGTCACGTCCGGCATGCTCAACCTGTCGCGCAATCTCGGGCTCGTCACCGGTGCGTCCGTCATGGGTGCCGTGTTCGCGCTCGCATCGGCGACGGCCGATGTCACGACGGCGCGTCCGGAGGCCGTCGCCGTCGGCATGCGGATCACGTTCGCCGTCGCGGCGATGCTGATCGTCGTCGCGTTCGGCGTCGCGGTCGTGAGCCGTGCTCTCGCGAAGCGCTCGGGATCGTCACCTCGGCGGGAGGATCTGCCGGGGTGA
- a CDS encoding DUF4180 domain-containing protein: protein MSDTLRHMYGTTVFVCASEGATLRGERDALDIIGEASYLGADWVVVPAGRFDDDFFRLRTRVAGEIVQKFVNYRMGIAVLGDISRHTAASSALRDFVREANRGTQVWFTPDIDDFQHRLEEAAVARR from the coding sequence ATGTCTGACACCCTCCGGCACATGTACGGCACGACGGTCTTCGTGTGCGCTTCGGAAGGCGCGACACTACGCGGCGAGCGCGACGCCCTGGACATCATCGGTGAGGCCTCGTACCTCGGCGCCGACTGGGTCGTCGTCCCGGCCGGCCGGTTCGACGACGACTTCTTCCGGCTGCGCACCCGCGTCGCCGGCGAGATCGTCCAGAAGTTCGTCAACTACCGGATGGGCATCGCCGTCCTCGGTGACATATCCCGGCACACCGCCGCCAGCTCCGCCCTGCGGGACTTCGTCCGCGAGGCCAACCGGGGTACGCAGGTCTGGTTCACCCCCGACATCGACGACTTCCAGCACCGGCTGGAGGAGGCCGCCGTTGCCCGCCGGTGA